AAGTCCTTTTTCCATTGTGAGGATGATTCTTCCGGGAGAATTCCTCATGTCAGAAGACGCCGATAGAGATGTCGGCGTCTTTTTTTATTCGAGGGGGTATTAGTAATGGATGTTCAGATGCTCGATGGCCTCGTTTCTTCCGGCGAAGTGCTTTGGTATGTTTTGTATGTCAAGCCGCGCTGTGAAAAGAAAATGGCGGGCTACTGCGAGGTTCACGGTGTGGAGTGTGATTTGCCTGTTCGTGAGGAAACCAAAATTTATCAGAGGCGCAAAGTGACGGTTCATAAGCCGGTTTTTCCAGGCTATGTATTCCTTCGCTTCTCCCAGGATCATAAGCTCACTGTGTTGAAGAGTAATATGGTCGTTCGTATCCTCCCGGTTGATAATCAGGAGCAGTTTTATAAAGAATTACAACAGATACGCCAGGCCTTGGCGATCGACCCCACTCTGGATGCCTCGGCGGCCTTCCAGTCCGGACGGCGTGTTATGATCAAGAGCGGTCCTTTCCAGGGGCTGGAAGGGGTGGTACAGTTGGTCAAAGGTAAAACCAAAGTGGTGCTCAATGTGGATATCATCGGCCGCGCGATTGCGGTTGAAGTAGGCATGGAATTATTGGAACCAGTGGAGTAATGGCGGAGATGACTCATGGATGTGCGTAAACTGGTGACCCCTTGTTATGTGGTGGATGAGTCGAAACTGGCGGCCAACCTGGAGCGACTCGATGGAGTTCAGCGGCGGACGGGATGTAAAATCCTTCTGGCCCTGAAAGGGTTTTCCATGTTCAGCACCTTTCCTCAGATCCGGAAGGTGTTGCCGGGCATTGCCGCGAGTTCCCTGAATGAGGCTCGTCTTGGCTTCGAGGAGTTTGGTCGTGAGGTGCACGTTTATGCTCCTGCCTATCGGGCAGATGAATTCGATGAACTCTTGGGCTATGCTTATCACCTGGTATTTAATTCGTTTGCGCAATG
The bacterium DNA segment above includes these coding regions:
- a CDS encoding transcription termination/antitermination NusG family protein, giving the protein MDVQMLDGLVSSGEVLWYVLYVKPRCEKKMAGYCEVHGVECDLPVREETKIYQRRKVTVHKPVFPGYVFLRFSQDHKLTVLKSNMVVRILPVDNQEQFYKELQQIRQALAIDPTLDASAAFQSGRRVMIKSGPFQGLEGVVQLVKGKTKVVLNVDIIGRAIAVEVGMELLEPVE